In Vigna unguiculata cultivar IT97K-499-35 chromosome 3, ASM411807v1, whole genome shotgun sequence, a single genomic region encodes these proteins:
- the LOC114175825 gene encoding probable 2-oxoglutarate-dependent dioxygenase At5g05600: MGEVDPAFIQDPQHRPKLNTIQAEEIPVIDLSPITHDSVSDPSSIEGLVKEIGSACKEWGFFQVINHGVPITLRQNIEQGSRMFFGQTLEEKRKVRRNEFSPYGYYDTEHTKNVRDWKEVFDFQVKDPTFIPVTSDEHDDRITHWTNQSPQYPPNFRDIIEEYIEEMEKLSFRLMELIALSLGLEAKRFEEFFMKDQTSFIRLNHYPPCPCPHLALGVGRHKDAGALTLLAQDEVGGLQVKRKADQEWVRVKPTPDAYIINVGDIIQVWSNDLYESVEHRVMVNSEKERFSIPFFFFPAHDTEVKPLEELTDEKNPPKYRPYKWGKFLVRRKGSNFKKQNVENIQIYHYKIT, from the exons ATGGGAGAGGTAGACCCTGCTTTCATCCAAGACCCACAACACAGACCAAAGTTGAATACTATCCAAGCTGAAGAAATTCCAGTGATAGATCTCTCCCCGATAACCCACGACTCAGTTTCAGATCCATCTTCCATTGAAGGGTTAGTGAAGGAGATAGGAAGTGCATGCAAGGAATGGGGTTTCTTCCAAGTAATCAACCATGGGGTTCCCATCACTCTCAGACAAAACATTGAGCAAGGTTCAAGGATGTTCTTTGGTCAGACTCTGGAGGAGAAGAGGAAGGTTAGAAGAAATGAGTTTTCTCCATATGGTTACTATGACACAGAACACACCAAAAACGTTAGGGACTGGAAAGAAGTGTTTGATTTTCAAGTCAAAGACCCCACTTTCATTCCTGTCACTTCTGATGAACATGACGATCGAATCACTCACTGGACTAATCAATCCCCTCAGTACCCACCAAACTTTAG GGATATAATCGAAGAGTACATCGAAGAGATGGAAAAGTTGTCCTTTAGGTTGATGGAGCTCATTGCTCTGAGCTTAGGCCTTGAGGCAAAGAGGTTTGAAGAGTTTTTCATGAAAGATCAAACCAGTTTTATTCGTCTGAACCACTATCCTCCATGCCCTTGTCCTCACCTAGCCCTTGGTGTTGGTCGGCATAAGGACGCTGGAGCCTTGACCCTTCTTGCACAGGATGAGGTTGGTGGACTTCAAGTCAAACGCAAAGCAGATCAAGAGTGGGTTCGAGTGAAACCTACCCCAGATGCATACATAATCAATGTTGGTGATATCATTCAG GTTTGGAGCAATGACTTGTATGAGAGTGTGGAACACAGAGTGATGGTTAACTCTGAGAAAGAAAGGTTTTCCATtccatttttcttcttccctGCACACGACACCGAAGTGAAGCCTTTGGAGGAATTGACTGATGAGAAAAACCCTCCAAAATATAGGCCATACAAATGGGGCAAGTTTCTTGTTCGTAGAAAGGGAAGCAATTTCAAGAAACAAAATGTGGAGAACATTCAGATTTATCACTATAAGATAACTTGA
- the LOC114178067 gene encoding protein DMR6-LIKE OXYGENASE 1-like has protein sequence MIRATTIMGEVDPAFIQDLEHRPKLHTLQTQNIPVIDLSPITNHAVSDPSSIEGLVKEIGSACKEWGFFQVINHGVPITLRQNIEQGSRMFFGQTLEEKRKVRRDEKSAVGYYDTEHTKNVRDWKEVFDFLAKDPTLVPLSADEHDDRLTQWTNTSPPYPPNFRDIIQEYVEEMEKLSFKLMELIALSLGLEAKRFEEYFMKDQTSFIRFNHYPPCPNPHLALGVGRHKDPGALTILGQDEVEGLEVKHKAYEEWIRIKPIPNAYIINLGDIVQVWSNDAYESPEHRVVVNSEKERFSIPFFFFPAQETEVKPLDELINDQNPSKYRTYKWGKFLVHRFNTNFKKHKVDNIQIYDYKIK, from the exons ATGATCAGAGCAACAACAATAATGGGAGAGGTAGACCCTGCTTTCATCCAAGACCTGGAACACAGGCCAAAGTTGCATACCCTCCAAACTCAAAACATTCCTGTTATAGATCTCTCCCCAATAACCAACCACGCAGTTTCAGATCCATCTTCCATTGAAGGGTTAGTGAAGGAGATAGGAAGTGCATGCAAGGAATGGGGTTTCTTCCAGGTAATCAACCATGGGGTTCCCATCACTCTCAGACAAAACATTGAGCAAGGTTCGAGGATGTTCTTTGGTCAGACTCTGGAGGAGAAGAGGAAGGTTAGAAGAGATGAGAAGAGTGCCGTGGGTTATTATGATACTGAGCATACCAAGAACGTTAGGGACTGGAAAGAAGTGTTTGATTTTCTAGCCAAAGACCCCACTTTGGTTCCTCTCAGTGCTGATGAACACGATGATCGACTCACTCAATGGACTAATACATCACCTCCATACCCTCCCAACTTCAG GGATATAATCCAGGAGTATGTTGAAGAGATGGAAAAGTTATCATTTAAGTTAATGGAGCTTATAGCTTTGAGTTTAGGGCTTGAAGCAAAAAGGTTTGAGGAATATTTTATGAAAGATCAAACTAGTTTTATTCGTTTCAACCATTATCCTCCATGCCCTAATCCTCATCTAGCCCTTGGTGTTGGTCGTCATAAAGATCCTGGAGCCTTAACCATTCTTGGACAAGATGAGGTTGAAGGACTTGAAGTGAAACACAAAGCATATGAAGAATGGATAAGAATTAAACCCATCCCAAATGCTTACATTATCAACCTCGGTGATATTGTTCAG GTTTGGAGTAACGATGCGTATGAGAGTCCAGAGCATAGAGTGGTGGTGAACTCAGAGAAAGAAAGATTTTCTAttccattctttttcttccCTGCACAAGAAACTGAAGTCAAGCCTTTGGACGAGTTGATAAATGATCAAAACCCTTCCAAATATAGGACATACAAATGGGGCAAGTTTCTTGTCCATAGATTCAACACTAATTTCAAGAAACATAAGGTGGATAACATTCAAATTTACGattataagataaaatga
- the LOC114176429 gene encoding protein DMR6-LIKE OXYGENASE 2-like: protein MGEIDFAFVQAPEHRPKSSVIVAEGIPLIDLSPINYQTEEDTIPVSCIQDLVQEIGSACKEWGFFQVINHKVPLDKRQRIEEAARKFFSLDLEEKLKVRRDAVNVLGYFEAEHTKNVRDWKEIYDFNVQEPTFIPPLLPHDDEQSFQFQWDNRWPHNPPDFKEACKEYAQEVEKLAYKLMELVALSLGLEANRFRRYFTHNTSNIRLNYYPPCPYPHLALGLGHHKDTGVLTVLAQDEVGGLEVRRKSDGEWIRVKPIFNSFIINVGDMIQIWSNDAYESVEHRVVVNSEKDRFSVPFFLKPALYTDVMPFEELLDDKNPPKYRSLNWGKFRTARMRSNFSKSNVENLQIYHFKFSK from the exons ATGGGAGAGATAGACTTTGCTTTTGTTCAGGCACCAGAACACAGGCCAAAATCATCAGTGATCGTGGCCGAAGGCATCCCTCTGATTGATCTGTCTCCCATAAACTACCAAACCGAAGAAGACACCATCCCAGTTTCTTGTATCCAAGACTTAGTCCAAGAAATAGGCAGTGCATGCAAGGAGTGGGGTTTCTTTCAGGTGATCAATCATAAGGTTCCTTTGGATAAAAGACAGAGGATTGAAGAGGCTGCAAGGAAGTTTTTTTCACTTGATTTGGAAGAAAAACTGAAGGTGAGAAGGGACGCAGTTAACGTGTTGGGGTACTTTGAAGCAGAACATACCAAAAATGTTAGGGACTGGAAAGAAATCTACGATTTCAATGTGCAGGAACCCACTTTTATACCACCTTTACTTCCACATGATGATGAGCAAAGCTTTCAGTTCCAATGGGATAATCGCTGGCCTCACAATCCTCCAGATTTCAA AGAAGCATGCAAAGAATATGCACAAGAAGTGGAGAAACTTGCTTACAAGTTGATGGAACTTGTTGCCCTGAGCCTAGGCTTAGAGGCAAATAGGTTTCGCAGATACTTCACACATAACACCAGCAATATCAGACTCAACTATTATCCACCTTGCCCCTACCCTCATCTGGCTCTTGGCCTTGGACACCACAAGGACACTGGTGTTTTGACTGTGCTTGCTCAAGATGAAGTTGGTGGTCTAGAAGTAAGGAGAAAATCAGATGGAGAGTGGATTCGAGTCAAGCCCATTTTCAATTCATTCATCATTAATGTTGGTGATATGATCCAG ATTTGGAGCAATGATGCTTATGAAAGTGTGGAGCACAGAGTTGTGGTGAACTCTGAGAAAGATAGGTTTTCAGTTCCGTTCTTTCTAAAACCTGCACTCTATACTGATGTGATGCCCTTTGAAGAGTTGCTTGATGATAAAAACCCTCCTAAATAT